One Camelina sativa cultivar DH55 chromosome 3, Cs, whole genome shotgun sequence genomic window carries:
- the LOC104772040 gene encoding uncharacterized protein LOC104772040, with protein sequence MCKAQCVLSGVPLSLNTLSPXSNLNRNRNLTVVTTLGNNNVMVILDNHLTKPGWCCANNDGNGFFGDQFFDPTVWVAALKKMAGTFDGVSNVVGMSLRNELRGPKQNVNDWFKYMQQGAEAVHSANKNVLVILSGLSFDSDLSFVRSRPVKLSFTGKLVFELHWYSFSDGNSWATNNPNDMCGRVLNRIGNGGGYLLNQGFPLFLSEFGIDERGGNANDDRYIECLTGWAAENDLDWSLWALTGSYYLRQGVVGMIEYYGVLDSDWISVRNSSFLQKISLLQSPLQGPGPRTDAYNLVFHPLTGLCMVQSLIDKTMLTLGPCNSSEPWSYTKKALRIKDRPLCLQSNGPNNPVTMTLTSCSTSSSKWQNVSASRMHLSSAASNNTSLCLDVDATNNNVVANACKCLSKDSSCEPMSQWFKIIKATRPLKGSSLHKEML encoded by the exons ATGTGCAAGGCTCAATGTGTGCTTTCAGGTGTTCCCCTATCATTGAACACATTAAGTCCATNCAGCAATCTTAACCGAAACCGCAATCTT acGGTAGTTACTACATTAGGAAACAATAATGTGATGGTGATATTAGACAACCACCTAACCAAACCAGGGTGGTGCTGCGCCAACAACGACGGTAACGGTTTCTTCGGTGACCAGTTCTTCGATCCCACCGTATGGGTTGCCGCTTTGAAGAAAATGGCGGGGACATTCGACGGTGTCTCTAACGTCGTTGGCATGAGTCTAAGGAATGAACTTAGAGGGCCTAAACAAAACGTTAATGATTGGTTCAA GTATATGCAACAAGGAGCAGAAGCAGTTCATTCAGCAAACAAGAATGTACTTGTGATTCTTTCCGGTCTCAGCTTCGACTCCGATCTCTCCTTTGTGAGGTCTCGACCCGTAAAACTATCATTCACGGGTAAACTCGTCTTCGAGCTCCATTGGTATTCTTTCAGTGATGGAAACTCGTGGGCAACCAATAACCCTAACGATATGTGCGGTCGGGTTCTAAACCGGATAGGAAATGGTGGCGGTTATCTCCTAAACCAAGGCTTTCCGTTGTTCCTCAGTGAATTTGGTATAGATGAAAGAGGAGGAAACGCTAATGATGACCGCTATATTGAGTGTTTAACCGGTTGGGCTGCTGAAAATGACCTCGATTGGTCGCTTTGGGCTCTTACTGGAAGCTATTACTTAAGACAAGGTGTGGTTGGGATGATTGAGTATTATGGTGTGTTGGATTCGGATTGGATTAGTGTTCGGAACTCAAGTTTCTTGcaaaaaatctctcttcttcaatctccgCTTCAAG GACCGGGCCCTCGAACCGATGCTTACAATCTGGTTTTCCATCCTTTAACCGGACTATGCATGGTACAATCTCTCATTGACAAGACAATGCTTACTCTTGGACCGTGCAATAGTTCCGAACCATGGAGCTACACTAAAAAAGCACTAAGAATCAAAGACCGGCCTTTGTGTTTACAGAGCAACGGACCAAATAACCCGGTTACGATGACTCTAACGAGCTGCTCTACATCCAGTTCGAAATGGCAGAACGTCTCAGCCTCTAGGATGCACCTATCTTCAGCAGCAAGTAACAATACTTCTCTTTGCCTTGACGTAGATGCAACCAACAATAACGTGGTGGCTAATGCTTGCAAGTGTCTCAGCAAAGACAGCTCGTGTGAGCCAATGAGCCAGTGGTTTAAAATCATTAAAGCCACAAGGCCATTGAAGGGATCGAGTTTGCATAAAGAGATGTTGTAA
- the LOC104778702 gene encoding uncharacterized protein LOC104778702 — MVATGQHAAHSDESFAVVXLNRIGNGGGYLLNQGFPLFLSEFGIDERGGNANDDRYIECLTGWAAENDLDWSLWALTGSYYLRQGVVGMIEYYGVLDSDWISVRNSSFLQKISLLQSPLQGPGPRTDAYNLVFHPLTGLCMVQSLIDKTMLTLGPCNSSEPWSYTKKALRIKDRPLCLQSNGPNNPVTMTLTSCSTSSSKWQNVSASRMHLSSAASNNTSLCLDVDATNNNVVANACKCLSKDSSCEPMSQWFKIIKATRPLKGSSLHKEML, encoded by the exons ATGGTGGCGACGGGTCAACACGCGGCTC ACTCTGATGAGTCATTCGCTGTGGTCGANCTAAACCGGATAGGAAATGGTGGCGGTTATCTCCTAAACCAAGGCTTTCCGTTGTTCCTCAGTGAATTTGGTATAGATGAAAGAGGAGGAAACGCTAATGATGACCGCTATATTGAGTGTTTAACCGGTTGGGCTGCTGAAAATGACCTCGATTGGTCGCTTTGGGCTCTTACTGGAAGCTATTACTTAAGACAAGGTGTGGTTGGGATGATTGAGTATTATGGTGTGTTGGATTCGGATTGGATTAGTGTTCGGAACTCAAGTTTCTTGcaaaaaatctctcttcttcaatctccgCTTCAAG GACCGGGCCCTCGAACCGATGCTTACAATCTGGTTTTCCATCCTTTAACCGGACTATGCATGGTACAATCTCTCATTGACAAGACAATGCTTACTCTTGGACCGTGCAATAGTTCCGAACCATGGAGCTACACTAAAAAAGCACTAAGAATCAAAGACCGGCCTTTGTGTTTACAGAGCAACGGACCAAATAACCCGGTTACGATGACTCTAACGAGCTGCTCTACATCCAGTTCGAAATGGCAGAACGTCTCAGCCTCTAGGATGCACCTATCTTCAGCAGCAAGTAACAATACTTCTCTTTGCCTTGACGTAGATGCAACCAACAATAACGTGGTGGCTAATGCTTGCAAGTGTCTCAGCAAAGACAGCTCGTGTGAGCCAATGAGCCAGTGGTTTAAAATCATTAAAGCCACAAGGCCATTGAAGGGATCGAGTTTGCATAAAGAGATGTTGTAA
- the LOC104772060 gene encoding cytochrome P450 86B1-like: MSQTSSMSLTERVYNHLCLSDASLALLGLFVFCCLREKITKKEGPTIWPVFGITPEFFFHRNEVYSWVTRCLTKCQGTFLYNGMWLSGSSGAVTCVPANVEYMLKTNFKNFPKGTFFKDRFTDLLEDGIFNADAESWKEQRRIIITEMHSTRFVEHSFKTTQDLVREKLLKVMESFAKSQEAFDLQDVLLRLTFDNICIAGLGDDPGTLDSDLPLVPFAQAFEEATESTLFRFMIPPFIWKSLRFLDIGYEKSLRKAVEVVHEFVDKIVVDRICKLKEEKTLGNRSDVLSRIIEVESHKKTDEKDPSXVYYFIMISINKSLXRDTSSVALTWFFWVIQKHPEVKNKIIREIREILKKRGDHQETSKNESLFTVKELNDMVYLQAALSETMRLYPPIPMEMKQATEDDVFPDGTFIRKGSRVYFATYAMGRTESIWGKDCESFKPERWIQAGNFVSDDQFKYVVFNAGPRLCLGKTFAYLQMKTVAASVLLRYSIKVVKDHIVVPRVTTTLYMKHGLKVTISPKSLEEKIHIQD, encoded by the exons ATGTCTCAAACGTCTTCCATGTCTTTAACAGAGAGGGTTTATAATCATCTTTGTCTTTCCGATGCTTCTCTCGCGTTGTTGGGactctttgttttctgttgCCTCCGTGAGAAGATAACCAAAAAGGAGGGGCCAACGATATGGCCAGTGTTTGGAATCACTCCAGAGTTCTTCTTTCACAGGAATGAAGTCTATAGTTGGGTCACAAGGTGTTTAACAAAATGCCAAGGTACATTTCTCTATAACGGAATGTGGCTTAGTGGCTCTTCTGGAGCTGTGACTTGTGTCCCTGCGAATGTCGAGTACATGCTCAAGACTAATTTCAAGAACTTCCCCAAAGGCACCTTCTTTAAAGACCGGTTCACTGATCTGCTCGAGGATGGTATCTTTAATGCTGATGCTGAGTCTTGGAAGGAGCAACGACGGATCATCATAACCGAAATGCATTCAACCCGGTTCGTGGAGCATTCCTTTAAGACAACACAAGACTTGGTAAGGGAGAAGCTGTTGAAGGTGATGGAGAGTTTCGCAAAGTCACAAGAGGCTTTCGACCTCCAAGATGTGCTCTTGCGCTTGACATTTGACAACATCTGCATCGCGGGTCTAGGTGATGACCCTGGAACTCTGGATTCTGATCTTCCCCTTGTTCCATTCGCTCAAGCTTTTGAAGAAGCAACGGAATCTACACTGTTTAGATTCATGATTCCTCCTTTTATATGGAAGTCCCTGAGGTTCCTCGACATCGGGTATGAGAAAAGTCTCAGGAAAGCTGTTGAGGTTGTTCATGAGTTTGTAGACAAGATAGTTGTGGATCGTATCTGCAAGCTCAAGGAGGAAAAAACGTTAGGTAACAGATCCGATGTCCTCTCAAGAATTATTGAGGTAGAAAGTCACAAGAAGACTGATGAAAAAGATCCTTCCANGGTTTATTATt ttataatgatttcaataaataaaagtttattNAGAGACACAAGTTCAGTTGCACTTACATGGTTCTTCTGGGTGATACAGAAACACCCagaagttaaaaacaaaatcatccgTGAGATTAGAGAAATATTGAAAAAGCGAGGGGATCATcaagaaacaagcaaaaacgAGAGTCTCTTCACGGTCAAAGAACTAAACGACATGGTATATCTACAAGCAGCACTTTCAGAGACCATGAGACTTTACCCTCCAATaccaatggaaatgaaacaagCCACTGAAGACGATGTTTTCCCGGATGGGACTTTCATACGTAAAGGTTCACGGGTTTACTTTGCAACTTACGCCATGGGAAGGACAGAATCCATTTGGGGAAAAGACTGTGAATCATTCAAACCAGAGAGATGGATCCAAGCAGGGAACTTTGTGAGCGATGACCAATTCAAATACGTTGTGTTTAACGCTGGACCAAGGCTGTGTTTAGGGAAAACATTTGCTTACCTACAGATGAAGACAGTGGCTGCTTCAGTCTTGTTAAGATACTCAATCAAAGTTGTTAAAGATCATATCGTTGTCCCCAGAGTTACAACAACCTTGTACATGAAGCACGGTCTCAAGGTAACCATCTCGCCAAAGTCCCTGGAAGAGAAGATACACATTCAAGACTAA
- the LOC104772067 gene encoding cytochrome P450 86B1-like: protein MSITERFYNHLSLFDLFLAFLGLFIFCCLREKLTNKRGPMLWPVLGITLEFFFHMNDVYGWVTKSLTNCRGTFLYRGIWFDGSYGAVTCVPANVEYMLKTNFKNFPKGAFFKDRFSDLLEDGIFNADDESWKEQRRIIITEMHSTRFVEHSFQTTQHLVRKKLLKVLESFARSQEAFDLQDVFLRLTFDIICIAGLGDDPETLASDLPQVPYAKAFEEATESTLFRFMIPPFIWKPMRFLDIGYEKGLRKAVGVVHGFVDKMIVDRICELKEEETLDSRFDVLSRIIQTESHRKGNKIDPSTIRFFRQFCTSFILAGRDTSSVALSWFCWVIQKHPDVENKIISEIRDILRQRGDSPNSKTESLFTVRELNNMVYLQAALSETLRLYPPIPMEMKQAIEDDVLPDGTFVRKGSRVYFSIYAMGRMESIWGKDCESFRPERWIQAGKFFSDDQFKYVVFNAGPRLCIGKTFAYLQMKMIAASVLLRYSIKVSQDHAIVPRVTTNLYMKYGLKVTITPRSLEETRLESCSM, encoded by the coding sequence ATGTCTATAACAGAGCGATTTTATAATCATCTTTCTCTCTTCGATCTATTTCTTGCCTTTTTAGGGCTCTTTATTTTCTGCTGCTTGCGTGAGAAGTTAACCAACAAGCGTGGACCAATGCTATGGCCAGTGTTGGGAATTACTTTAGAGTTTTTCTTTCATATGAATGATGTCTACGGTTGGGTCACAAAAAGTTTAACAAACTGCCGAGGTACGTTTCTTTACCGCGGAATTTGGTTTGACGGGTCTTACGGAGCTGTGACTTGTGTCCCTGCCAATGTCGAGTACATGCTCAAGACTAATTTCAAGAACTTCCCCAAAGGTGCCTTCTTTAAAGACCGGTTCAGTGATCTGCTCGAGGATGGTATTTTCAATGCTGACGATGAATCTTGGAAGGAGCAAAGACGGATCATCATAACCGAGATGCATTCAACCCGGTTTGTGGAGCATTCTTTTCAAACAACACAACATTTAGTAAGGAAGAAGCTATTAAAGGTGTTGGAGAGTTTCGCTAGGTCACAAGAAGCTTTCGACCTCCAAGATGTGTTCCTACGTTTGACGTTTGACATCATCTGCATTGCTGGTCTAGGTGATGACCCTGAAACTTTAGCTTCTGATCTCCCACAAGTCCCATACGCTAAAGCGTTTGAGGAAGCAACAGAGTCTACTCTGTTTAGATTCATGATCCCTCCATTTATATGGAAACCCATGAGGTTCCTCGACATTGGGTATGAGAAAGGTCTAAGGAAAGCTGTTGGGGTCGTGCATGGGTTCGTCGACAAGATGATCGTGGATCGTATCTGCGAGCTCAAGGAGGAAGAAACGTTAGATAGTAGATTTGATGTTCTCTCAAGGATCATTCAGACAGAGAGTCATAGAAAGGGAAACAAGATTGATCCTTCCACCATCAGATTTTTCAGACAATTTTGTACAAGTTTTATTTTAGCTGGACGAGATACAAGTTCTGTTGCACTTTCATGGTTCTGCTGGGTGATACAGAAACATCCAGACGTTGAAAACAAGATCATCAGTGAGATCAGAGATATATTGAGACAGCGAGGGGATTCTCCAAATAGCAAAACTGAGAGCCTCTTCACGGTCAGAGAACTAAACAACATGGTATATCTACAAGCAGCACTTTCAGAAACACTGAGACTTTACCCTCCAATcccaatggaaatgaaacaagCCATTGAAGATGATGTATTACCTGATGGGACATTCGTAAGAAAAGGTTCACGTGTTTACTTCTCAATCTATGCCATGGGAAGGATGGAATCAATCTGGGGAAAAGATTGTGAAAGTTTCAGACCAGAGAGATGGATCCAAGCAGGGAAGTTTTTCAGTGACGACCAGTTCAAATATGTTGTGTTCAACGCAGGACCAAGGCTTTGTATAGGGAAAACATTTGCCTACCTGCAGATGAAGATGATAGCTGCTTCAGTTTTGTTGAGGTATTCAATCAAGGTTTCTCAAGATCACGCCATTGTTCCTAGAGTCACGACTAACTTGTACATGAAGTACGGCCTCAAAGTGACAATCACACCAAGGTCGCTGGAAGAAACGAGACTTGAGTCATGTTCCATGTAG
- the LOC104772079 gene encoding LOW QUALITY PROTEIN: protein SDA1 homolog (The sequence of the model RefSeq protein was modified relative to this genomic sequence to represent the inferred CDS: substituted 1 base at 1 genomic stop codon) has translation MVGSLGLTPESLKASGRSSENVSLLILQGKIKRDPEGYETELQLIYKQFLTSVDLFKQQGALSFSSVVGIGSDPSVAKELGDRAMFLAHVTPFYPKQLAAFPAQLTDLLRTSCLAMPSGLRNHVAQALILLMNRKSLVIEDLLALFLDIQTLGDKNLRTLAFSHIVQTIRKMSPTDPKHKSLQKIVISMLELEDEAKAKRALATLCALHKKKIWLGDRNERVAIAICEACFHTSPRIMISALRFLLDYENIDDDDDSDAESDDDEETKKISQVVINRQAVYKANNKGTSSSKKKKQAKLQRAVKSIKRKQRSSSENTTSAFSPLNHLNDAQKFAEKLFSRLQTIKGTGERAETRLMMIKVIARTIGLHKLHLLSFYSFLQNYAMPHVKDITQILAAAVQSCHDGVPSNAVEPLFKQIVNQFVHDRSRPEAIAVGLNVVREMCLRIHDLMTEELLQDLALYKKSHEKAISAAARSLIALFREINPSLLVKKDRGRPGATVVKPKXYGEANVFSNVPNVELLQESDHESGSDDDQDDDDTELPSGDDAEQELIPDDCGSEDKAEEDDSDIDTSIGGDEDEEMNDSDEADADSENEEMESEDDDGEASDSSGEDSGNEEKAKGTKRKIVDFDANLLSADTSLRALKRFAEAKNEKPSFDESDGILSNEDFRKIKELQTKKEAKIALARKGFKVPDSDQLSKKRVDPAKLEAHIRHKLTKEQRLELVKAGREDRGKYQARAAVKQKKTGGSSNKQKEHRKNMPLAAIRSKAGKSKRTKKMKNSLSGSQFRGRKAWK, from the exons ATGGTCGGATCTCTAGGTTTAACGCCGGAATCCTTAAAGGCATCTGGCCGGAGCTCCGAGAATGTCAGCCTTCTTATCCTTCAAGGTAAAATCAAACGTGACCCAGAAGGTTACGAAACGGAGCTCCAGTTGATTTACAAACAGTTCTTAACCTCCGTCGATCTCTTCAAGCAACAAGGAGCTCTCAGTTTTTCCTCTGTTGTTGGCATTGGCTCTGACCCTTCTGTTGCCAAAGAACTCGGCGACCGTGCCATGTTTCTAGCTCACGTTACTCCCTTTTACCCGAAGCAACTCGCCGCGTTTCCAGCTCAATTGACTGATTTGCTCCGCACTTCGTGCTTGGCAATGCCCTCGGGTCTTCGAAACCATGTTGCTCAAGCTCTGATTCTTCTAATGAATCGAAAG AGTCTTGTCATCGAGGATTTGCTGGCTTTATTTCTGGATATTCAGACTCTTGGTGACAAAAACCTGCGGACTCTTGCTTTTTCTCATATTGTTCAAACCATTCGTAAGATGAGTCCCACTGATCCCAAGCACAAATCACTTCAGAAGATTGTTATCTCTATGTTGGAG ctAGAAGATGAAGCAAAGGCTAAGAGAGCACTTGCTACTCTTTGTGCGCTACACAAGAAAAAGATCTGGCTTGGTGATAGGAATGAAAGAGTTGCAATTGCAATCTGTGAAGCCTGCTTTCATACTTCACCTAG GATAATGATTTCTGCCCTTCGATTCCTTCTTGACTATGAGAACATTGACGATGATGACGATAGTGATGCTGAAAGCGATGATGACGAGGAGACAAAGAAAATATCTCAAGTTGTGATTAATCGACAGGCTGTTTACAAG GCAAACAACAAAGGTACATCCTCTagcaagaagaaaaagcaagcAAAACTGCAGCGTGCAGTGAAAAGTATCAAAAGAAAGCAGCGTTCGTCGTCTGAGAACACCACTTCAGCATTTTCACCTCTTAATCATTTAAACGATGCTCAG AAATTTGCGGAGAAATTGTTTTCCCGTCTTCAGACCATAAAGGGCACTGGTGAACGTGCTGAG ACCaggttgatgatgattaaaGTTATTGCTCGCACAATTGGTCTTCACAAGTTGCATTTACTAAGTTTCTATTCTTTTCTTCAGAACTATGCTATG CCGCATGTAAAGGACATTACACAAATACTTGCAGCAGCAGTTCAGTCTTGCCACGATGGG GTTCCTTCTAATGCCGTGGAGCCACTGTTCAAGCAAATAGTGAATCAGTTTGTACACGATCGTTCACGTCCTGAG GCTATTGCTGTCGGACTTAATGTGGTACGAGAAATGTGCCTCAGGATTCACGAT TTGATGACGGAAGAATTGCTGCAAGATCTTGCTCTGTATAAGAAGTCCCATGAAAAAGCCATCTCAGCTGCAGCTCGTTCCCTTATAGCATTGTTCAGAGAG ATCAATCCTTCGCTTCTGGTGAAAAAAGATCGTGGCCGTCCTGGAGCTACTGTTGTCAAACCTAAATAATATGGAGAGGCTAATGTCTTCAGCAATGTTCCCAATGTTGAATTATTGCAAGAAAGTGATCATGAGAGTGGCTctgatgatgatcaagatgatgatgacacgGAGTTGCCTAGCGGCGATGATGCTGAGCAGGAGCTGATACCTGATGATTGTGGAAGCGAGGAcaaagctgaagaagatgatagtGATATTGATACCTCAATAGGAGGTGACGAAGACGAAGAGATGAATGACAGTGATGAAGCTGATGCAGATTCGGAAAATGAGGAGATGGAAAGTGAAGACGACGATGGAGAAGCTTCTGATTCTTCTGGAGAAGATAGTGGAAACGAAGAGAAAGCAAAGGGGACGAAGAGGAAGATTGTGGATTTTGATGCGAATCTTCTTTCTGCTGATACAAGCCTACGAGCACTCAAGAGATTCGCAGAAGCAAAGAACGAGAAACCATCTTTTGATGAAAGTGATGGCATACTTTCGAATGAAGACTTCCGAAAAATCAAAGAACTTCAG ACAAAGAAGGAAGCAAAAATTGCACTGGCTAGAAAAGGATTCAAGGTTCCGGATTCGGATCAGCTAAGTAAGAAGCGAGTTGATCCAGCCAAGCTTGAA GCTCACATAAGGCATAAGCTAACAAAAGAGCAAAGACTGGAATTAGTTAAAGCTGGAAGGGAGGACCGAGGGAAATACCAAGCCAGGGCTGCCGTCAAACAGAAGAAGACTGGAGGATCAAGCAATAAACAGAAGGAGCACAGGAAGAATATGCCTCTTGCTGCAATAAGATCAAAGGCTGGGAAATCAAAGCGAaccaagaaaatgaagaatAGCCTCAGTGGAAGCCAGTTTAGAGGAAGGAAAGCTTGGAAGTGA
- the LOC104772089 gene encoding oxysterol-binding protein-related protein 1D-like, protein MNPLCCIAPVSIDERTNPVVAKSSANNHHPHQSQLGFESLPATKSGTNHASKPSFSTQASWISQDQLERLSSETADDEAKDASSSSSSKGGFFFGNGVGVGAGVAGIMYKWVNYGKGWRARWFELEDGVLSYYKIHGPDKIVMNPSREKGVRVIGEESVRYIRKASCGSGSSNKLGASSASRPCKPFGEIHLKVSSIRASKSDDKRLAIFTGTKTLHLRCVSRDNRAAWVEALQVAKDLFPRVPSGDILPSDDAVVSTDKLREKLLQEGVGEAVVKDCEAIMLSEVSVLQNRLKVLSHKHIILLDTLRQLESEKIELETTVVDETKEHDSCCGQGRRYSDFYSVMSEVSASDSEADNESQDGADVESDEDDVPFFDTNDILSADALRSASYRSREAEGNGSIYDKDPFFSDRLQVPVRIPQYPYVRRRDNLPEPKEKEKPVGVWSIIKENIGKDLSGVCLPVYFNEPLSSLQKCFEDLEYSYLIDRALEWGKQGNELMRLLNIAAFAVSGYASTEGRQCKPFNPLLGETYEADYPDKGLRFFSEKVSHHPMIVACHCEGQGWNFWGDSNIKGKFWGRSIQLDPVGVLTLRFDDGEIYQWSKVTTSIYNIILGKLYCDHYGTMRIKGGGNYSCRLKFKEQSVIDRNPRQVHGFVQDNRTGEKVAILIGKWDEAMYYVLGDPTTKPKGYDPMTEAVLLWERDKSPTKTRYNLSPFAISLNEITPGMIEKLPPTDSRLRPDQRHLENGEYESANAEKLRLEQLQRQARRLQEKGWKPRWFEKDEEGNYRYLGGYWEAREKKEWDRITDIFKKQQQRNTLSSSSTFL, encoded by the exons ATGAATCCTCTTTGCTGCATTGCTCCGGTTTCGATTGATGAACGGACTAATCCTGTGGTTGCCAAATCATCTGCTAAtaatcatcatcctcatcagtCTCAGTTAGGGTTTGAATCTCTTCCGGCGACGAAATCGGGTACTAACCATGCCTCTAAGCCTTCGTTTTCGACTCAGGCTTCTTGGATAAGTCAAGATCAGCTTGAGAGACTCTCTTCTGAAACAGCAGACGACGAGGCCaaagatgcttcttcttcttcttcttctaaaggAGGTTTCTTCTTTGGGAATGGCGTCGGTGTTGGAGCTGGAGTCGCTGGGATTATGTATAAGTGGGTTAACTATGGGAAAGGGTGGAGAGCTAGATGGTTTGAGTTGGAAGATGGTGTTTTGTCGTATTATAAGATCCATGGACCTGATAAGATTGTGATGAATCCTTCTAGGGAGAAAGGTGTTAGGGTGATCGGTGAGGAATCTGTTAGATACATTAGGAAAGCTAGCTGTGGTAGTGGCAGTAGCAACAAGCTTGGAGCTTCTTCTGCTTCAAGGCCTTGTAAACCATTTGGAGAAATACATTTGAAGGTTTCTTCAATTCGTGCGAGCAAGTCTGATGACAAAAGGCTTGCTATATTTACTGGTACTAAGACTCTTCATTTACGTTGTGTATCGAGAGATAATAGAGCAGCCTGGGTAGAAGCTTTGCAGGTGGCCAAGGATCTTTTCCCTAGAGTTCCCAGTGGTGACATCCTACCTTCGGATGATGCGGTTGTTTCTACCGACAAGTTGCGTGAAAAGTTACTGCAGGAAGGCGTTGGTGAGGCTGTTGTAAAAGATTGTGAAGCCATTATGCTTTCGGAAGTTTCTGTGTTGCAGAATCGGTTGAAGGTTCTCTCACATAAACATATTATACTACTGGATACACTGAGACAGTTAGAG TCTGAAAAAATTGAGCTGGAAACTACTGTTGTTGATGAAACAAAGGAGCATGACTCTTGCTGTGGACAGGGAAGACGATATAGTG ATTTCTATTCAGTCATGTCAGAGGTATCTGCTAGCGATTCTGAGGCAGACAATGAAAGTCAGGATGGAGCAGATGTTGAatctgatgaagatgatgtaCCTTTCTTTGATACAAATGATATCCTATCAGCCGACGCACTGAGAAGTGCTTCTTATCGTAGCAGAGAAGCTGAAGGAAATGGATCTATCTACGATAAAGATCCCTTCTTTTCTGATCGCTTGCAAGTTCCAGTTAGGATTCCGCAGTATCCATATGTCAGAAGAAGGGATAATTTACCGGAgccaaaagagaaggaaaagccAGTTGGAGTATGGTCAATCATCAAAGAGAACATTGGCAAAGACTTGTCTGGGGTTTGTCTACCCGTATATTTTAATGAACCACTCTCATCTCTGCAGAAGTGCTTTGAGGATTTGGAGTACTCATACTTGATAGACAGAGCACTTGAGTGGGGGAAGCAG GGTAATGAGTTGATGAGGCTTCTAAACATTGCAGCGTTTGCTGTATCTGGCTATGCATCCACGGAAGGCAGGCAATGCAAACCTTTTAATCCTCTACTTGGTGAGACCTACGAAGCTGATTATCCAGATAAAGGACTTCGTTTCTTCTCTGAGAAG GTGAGTCATCATCCTATGATTGTCGCTTGCCATTGTGAGGGACAAGGTTGGAATTTCTGGGGAGACTCAAATATCAAAGGAAAATTTTGGGGGCGGTCAATCCAGCTTGACCCTGTGGGTGTCTTGACATTAAGATTTGATGATGGTGAGATATATCAATGGAGCAAGGTTACCACTTCCATATACAACATCATCCTTGGTAAACTTTACTGCGATCATTATGGAACCATGCGGATCAAAGGCGGTGGCAATTATTCCTGCCGGTTGAAGTTCAAGGAGCAGTCAGTCATAGATCGAAACCCTCGTCAG GTTCATGGGTTTGTGCAAGACAACAGAACTGGGGAGAAAGTAGCTATACTGATAGGCAAATGGGATGAAGCAATGTACTATGTATTGGGAGATCCGACTACAAAACCAAAGGGATATGATCCAATGACAGAAGCGGTGTTACTGTGGGAAAGAGACAAATCTCCTACGAAAACAAGATACAATCTCTCCCCTTTTGCAATCTCTCTCAATGAGATAACTCCAGGGATGATAGAAAAATTGCCTCCAACAGATTCAAGACTGAGACCAGACCAAAGACACCTAGAAAACGGTGAATATGAGTCAGCAAATGCCGAGAAACTAAGACTTGAACAGTTACAGAGACAG GCAAGGAGGCTGCAGGAGAAAGGATGGAAGCCAAGATGGTTTGAAAAGGATGAAGAAGGGAATTATCGGTATCTAGGAGGTTACTGGgaagcaagagagaagaaagaatggGATAGAATCACTGACATTTTCAAGAAGCAGCAACAGCGTAACACgctctcatcttcatcaacctTTCTTTAA